The Pseudomonas bijieensis DNA window ACAGCTGGCTGTGTTGGCGCGAGGTCATGTTGGCGAGGATCGCCTTGGACGTCGCTCCCAGGAATAGGGGCCTGGGCGAACCGCGGGAGTAGCTGACCTCACTGAACAGATTGCCGTGCTGGTGAATGCACACGACCTGATCCTTGAAAAGTCGGCAGATCAGCCAGACCTGTTGTTCGCTCCACTGCGGGAAGCTGGGCTCAAGCGATTGGGCGGCGCGCACGAGAGGGTCGCTCAGGCGCAACTGGCGGTCCCAGGTAATGATTCGTGCGCCCAGCGCATAACGGCCGGCTTCGACCTGGAACAACAGGTTGGCCTCGGCCAATTCGCGCACGTAGCGGTAGATCGTCGAACGGGTGAAGCTCAAGGCGCCGCCCATGTCATCCACTGCCCAGATCGGGTGCTGTTCGGTGAACAGGTCGAGTACCCGCAACATGCGCTCCAGGCTCGAGCCTTTGCTGTCGCCATCCTGCTCGGGCAGGTGTTCAGGAGTGTGTAGGTTTTCCATGTTCACTGCTCGTCCACGATGCTGTTGCGCAGGGTGCCGATGCCAGCGATCTCGACCTCCACCTGATCGCCCGGCTTCATCCACACCGGCGGTTCGCGGAACGCACCGACGCCGCCGGTGGTGCCGGTGACAATCACGTCGCCGGGGGCCAGTTCAGTGAAGGTGGAGCAGTATTCGATCAACTGGCGCACATCGAAAATCATGTCGCTGGTGCGGGTGTGTTGCATCACTTCGCCATTGAGGCGGGTGGTCAGCTCCAGGTCCTGTGGGTCGCCGATCTCGTCGCGGGTCACCAGCCAGGGACCGAAACCGCCGGTGTTCGGGAAGTTCTTGCCAGGCACGAACTGAATGGTGTGCTTCTGCCAATCGCGGACACTGCCGTCGTTGTAGCAGGCATAACCGGCGACGTAATCCAGCGCGTCGGCGTGCTTGACGTGGCGGGCCGCTTTACCGATCACCACCGCCAGCTCGCCCTCGAAATCAAGCTTGTGGGAGGCCGTTGGGCGAACGATGGGTTGCAGGTGGGCGGTCTGGCTGTCTGCGAAGCGGGTAAAGATCATGGGGTAGGTCGGCATCTCTCGACCGGTTTCGCGCACGTGGGTGGCGTAGTTGATGCCGATGCACAGCACTTTGCCCGGGTTGGGGATGACCGGCAGGAACGTCACGTCAGCCAAGGGAAGACGCGGCAGGCTTGCCAGGGGCTCGCGGGTCAGTTCGCCCAGGCGGTCGTTGGCGATGGCCTGTTTGAGGTCGTGGCCGAGGGTTGGCTTGAGCGATTCCAGGTCGATGACGTGATCACCTTCGACCACACCGTAGCTGCTACGACCTTGGACAACAAAGCTTGCGAGTTTCATGAAGGCTCCTGGGAAGAGGGGAGGGTGCAATGAGGGTCAATCTAGTCTTGCTATAAAATCCTGTAAAGTGGGATTTATACAAAAATCCTAAAATATGGAATTTATGTTTTTTTTGGCGAGGCTGTACCTTTGGCGGACCTGGGGAGCAGAGGGAGAGGCAGCAGGCAACCAACCGCAGATGGCTGGGTGTCGTAAGAGGTACGGAAAAGGGATCTAAACCTGTGGGAGCGGGCTTGCTCGCGAAGACGGCGTCACAAGCGACATCGATGTCGACTGTACTACCACCTTCGCGAGCAAGCCCGCTCCCACAGGGGATTTGCGTTTAATCGATTGGTGCCCAGCAGCCATGCAGCGACATGCGCATCCGGAACGGAATCCTGATCCGGGCAATGGGACCGCTGGCCATGTCACGGGAGTCCAGCACCACCAGCTCACTGCGCCCCTCTGCGATGAGGTTGAGCAGGGCAACGACGTAGCCATCGGCTTCCTCTGCATCCGCCGAGCGGGGGAATGAAGATGGGCTCCTGGAAGCAGCCGCTGTCGCCAGGAAACCAGGCGTCGGTGCTGCCTGTCTTCAGGTTCAAATGGACCAGCAGGTTGAAGAATTGAAAGGGTATCGGGCCGTTCGCCGGGTTGTAGGGGCGCTGCGGATCGAAGGCGAGCAGGAAACCATGCTGGTACTTGCGACTGATGTAGCGGTCATCACACCTTGGAAACTCGCAGGGGTAATCCGTCAGCGGTTGCGGTTCAACGTCCTCCCCGGCGCCGTTCAGGTCAAAGGTCCAGCGCATCAGGCTGGCAGCCAGGGTTTCCGGCGGCGGGACATAACCATTGGCCTGGGGAAAGAAATAGAAGATGTTCCCGCCGGTGACCGGCATGTCGACATAGACCTTGTCGCCCTCATCGAATGCATTGAGCGTATGCCCCTGGAAACCGTCCTTGGGCCCCTTGAACCAACGCACATCTTGCGCATGCCCGTTGCGCGGCACGACGGCGAACAACTGAGGCAGGTCGGGTTGCCACTGGAAATGCGCTCCGCCGTTTTTCATGCGCTCGACGTCCACTGTCAACGGAATCAACGGGAACACAACGTACCGTTCGGTCACCGCGAAATCGTGCACCATCGCTGCATAAGGGGCCTGGAACCAGATCTCGTGCAGCAGTTTTCCGTCCGGTGAAATTTCGAAGTAGGCCAGGTCAGGCGTACCGTCGCCTTTGGCTTCATAGCTGAAGGCCAGGAGATTGCCCGTCACCGGGTCGAGCTTGGGGTGGGCGGTGAATGTCGCGGATTTGATCTGCCCGTCAAAACGCCATTCGCCCAGGGTTTCCAAGGTCTCGCGATCCATCGCCC harbors:
- a CDS encoding fumarylacetoacetate hydrolase family protein — translated: MKLASFVVQGRSSYGVVEGDHVIDLESLKPTLGHDLKQAIANDRLGELTREPLASLPRLPLADVTFLPVIPNPGKVLCIGINYATHVRETGREMPTYPMIFTRFADSQTAHLQPIVRPTASHKLDFEGELAVVIGKAARHVKHADALDYVAGYACYNDGSVRDWQKHTIQFVPGKNFPNTGGFGPWLVTRDEIGDPQDLELTTRLNGEVMQHTRTSDMIFDVRQLIEYCSTFTELAPGDVIVTGTTGGVGAFREPPVWMKPGDQVEVEIAGIGTLRNSIVDEQ
- a CDS encoding IclR family transcriptional regulator; protein product: MENLHTPEHLPEQDGDSKGSSLERMLRVLDLFTEQHPIWAVDDMGGALSFTRSTIYRYVRELAEANLLFQVEAGRYALGARIITWDRQLRLSDPLVRAAQSLEPSFPQWSEQQVWLICRLFKDQVVCIHQHGNLFSEVSYSRGSPRPLFLGATSKAILANMTSRQHSQLFLDHPDEVRASQLGQTWEAFRRALQQLRRQGYVASAGEVDAGVYGLAAPIFDGDGKVVGSISCVRPVQERDSAQEETQGQQILALAQELSQRMAALANRPKPLG